The following are from one region of the Populus trichocarpa isolate Nisqually-1 chromosome 8, P.trichocarpa_v4.1, whole genome shotgun sequence genome:
- the LOC7469803 gene encoding WAT1-related protein At2g39510 has protein sequence MATASSSYDRAKPFLAVILLQFGYAGMFTMTKHALDEGMSQHVLVVYRHAVATIVIAPFALVFDRKVRPKMTLSIFFKIMLLGLLEPTIDQNLYYTGMKYTTATFTSAMCNVLPAFAFLMAWALRIEQVNIRKMHSQAKIFGTIVTVGGAMLMTLVKGTQLDLPWTRGYDQQASTSALTKQDPIKGALMIATGCVCWASFIILQSITLKSYPVELSLTAWICFMGTIEGSMVAVVMERGNPSAWSVGLNYKLLAAVYSGVICSGIGYYVQGLIMKRKGPVFVTAFSPLSMVIVAILGSFFLKEILCVGRVIGAVVIVTGLYLVLWGKSKDQPPSDSSDDKAEAIVTQTATEMQERTDPETVDQEFVAIDITKVRRTDESI, from the exons ATGGCAACAGCGTCGTCCTCTTATGACAGGGCAAAGCCATTTTTGGCTGTGATACTCTTGCAATTTGGCTATGCAGGCATGTTCACAATGACTAAGCATGCACTGGATGAAGGGATGAGCCAACATGTATTGGTAGTCTACCGGCATGCCGTTGCCACCATTGTCATTGCTCCATTTGCCTTAGTTTTTGACAG GAAAGTAAGGCCAAAGATGACCCTTTCCAtcttttttaagatcatgttacTGGGCTTGTTGGA GCCAACGATTGACCAGAACTTGTACTATACCGGCATGAAATATACCACGGCAACTTTTACTTCTGCTATGTGCAACGTTCTTCCGGCTTTTGCATTTTTGATGGCTTGGGCCTTGag GATTGAGCAGGTTAACATCAGGAAAATGCATAGCCAGGCAAAGATATTTGGGACCATAGTCACAGTGGGAGGGGCTATGCTTATGACCCTAGTTAAAGGAACTCAGTTGGATTTGCCGTGGACTAGAGGGTATGATCAACAAGCATCTACTAGTGCACTAACCAAGCAGGATCCTATTAAGGGTGCTCTTATGATTGCCACTGGTTGCGTCTGTTGGGCTAGCTTCATAATTCTCCAG TCAATAACATTAAAATCGTACCCAGTTGAGCTCTCCCTTACAGCTTGGATATGTTTCATGGGAACTATTGAAGGTTCCATGGTAGCAGTTGTAATGGAAAGAGGAAATCCCTCGGCTTGGTCTGTAGGCTTGAATTACAAACTATTAGCTGCTGTTTACAGT GGCGTAATCTGTTCCGGGATTGGTTACTATGTGCAAGGATTGATCATGAAGCGTAAAGGACCTGTTTTTGTGACTGCCTTTAGTCCCTTAAGCATGGTTATCGTTGCAATTTTGGGCTCCTTTTTCTTGAAAGAGATATTATGCGTAGGAAG GGTTATTGGAGCAGTTGTCATTGTTACCGGCCTATATCTAGTGTTGTGGGGTAAAAGCAAGGATCAACCTCCATCCGACTCAAGCGATGACAAAGCAGAAGCAATTGTTACACAAACTGCTACCGAAATGCAGGAGAGGACGGATCCGGAGACTGTGGATCAAGAATTTGTTGCTATTGATATTACCAAAGTAAGACGCACCGATGAATCGATCTGA